From Alphaproteobacteria bacterium, one genomic window encodes:
- a CDS encoding Flp family type IVb pilin: MIRRIIRLGDSDSGTTATEYGLIAAIISVVAIVSLIALGQSLVLIFGVVASTLGAVAGSGAG; the protein is encoded by the coding sequence ATGATCAGGCGAATCATCCGACTTGGCGACAGCGATTCGGGCACAACCGCGACCGAATACGGGCTAATCGCCGCGATTATTTCGGTCGTCGCAATCGTCAGTCTCATCGCCCTCGGCCAATCTTTGGTGTTGATCTTTGGCGTCGTCGCGAGCACCCTTGGAGCGGTGGCCGGGAGCGGCGCCGGCTGA